DNA from Hyphomicrobiales bacterium:
GCTCATGGGTTGGGCCTGCGGTAATCAGAACATGCTTGCCAGCTAAGGGGCCCGTTGAAAGCAGACGCTCGGCTTCTGCAACAATCTCAAGCGGTTCGCTTAAGCGCCCACGCCCTGCTTCATTGCGTTCTGCCATTTCACCTATATCTGGCCCAATAAATTGCGCACCGTCGCCGCGAAGTTTTTCAACATTGCGTTGGGTCGCGGGGTTGTTCCACATATGTGGGTTCATGGCGGGCGCGATAAGCACGGGTTTGTTGTTGGCAAGCAACACGGCGCTTGCCAAATCAGGTGCAAGGCCATTTGCCATTTTCGCGAGAAAATCAGCACTTGCTGGCGCAATCACAACCAAATCAGCAACGCGGGATAATTTAATGTGCCCAATCTCATCTTCTTGTGTGAGATCGAAGAGATTATCAAACACAGGCTGCTCTGATAGAGCTTGCACAGACAAAGGCGTCACAAACTCTTTCGCGCCGTCAGTCATCACACACTGAACCGACGCTCCACGCTCCCGCAGGCGGCGAATAAGGTCGAGGCATTTATAGGCGGCGATGCCACCAGTTAAAATCAATAAGATGCGTTTATGATCAAGCATGGTTTGTTTTACCCCTGCCACATCACCACGGCAAGCGCGCCAACAGCAATGGCAATCGCCCACAGACCATAGGCCGTTACTTTTGCGCTTTTGCTCTCATCACCGCTAAAGGCTTTCAAGGTTTCAGGATCAAGCCGCAAACCCTTTTCGCCCACCGCAGCCATTTCGGCAGATAACTTCTCTGCGCGGGCGGCAAGTTCTGGCAGATCACCTACCAACTTACCCAGCGCATTAACGCCATTGGCAGCACGGCGAATATGCGCGGCAGGTCCCACTTCGCGGCCAATCCAACCTTTGATCACAGGTTCAGCTGCTTTCCACATGTTGAATGATGGATCGAGTGAACGGGCCACCCCTTCAGCTACCACCATAGTACGTTGAAGGAACATCAACTGCGGCTGCATCGGCATATCAAACAGGTCCGTCACATCGAGCAATTGCTGTAAAAGCCGTGCCATTGAAATATCGTCAGCCTGCGCTCCGTGGATTGGCTCACCAATCCCACGCAATGCTTGTGCAAAATCTTCAACCTTGTGGCGAGCTGGCACATAGCCCGCTTCAAAATGAACCTCGGCAATCCGCATATATTCGCGGTTGATGAAGCCCCAGAGGATTTCAGCTAGAAACCTGCTTTCGCCCTCATTGATCCGCCCCATAATGCCGCCATCAATCGCGACGATCTTGCCGCCTTCTGTGACAAACATATTGCCTTGGTGCGGGTCGGCATGGAAAAAGCCATCGCGCACGGCTTGGGTAAGAAACGAATTGATCACCTCATTGGCAAGCTCTGGGAGATCGTAGCCAGCAGCTTCTAACCCCTCAAGGTCTGAGAGCTTCAAGCCATCAATCCATTCCGTCACTAAAATATCGCGGG
Protein-coding regions in this window:
- the ubiB gene encoding 2-polyprenylphenol 6-hydroxylase: MAISSYFRLVKAGWVLMREGVTRLADPEQLPPSGQFAIKVLRIFEKGSVKKANNAERLTQALNRLGPSYIKIGQFLATRPDMVGKEIAGNLSLLQDRLPAFDTAIAKAQVEAAFGKPCDELFESFSESIAAASIAQVHKATRRNADGTTREVAVKVLRPDIRKRFKNDLDAFFIAARWAEFFVPSLRRMRPVAAVETLERSAELELDLRLEAAALSELGENMEDNPNYRTPDVVWDFMSRDILVTEWIDGLKLSDLEGLEAAGYDLPELANEVINSFLTQAVRDGFFHADPHQGNMFVTEGGKIVAIDGGIMGRINEGESRFLAEILWGFINREYMRIAEVHFEAGYVPARHKVEDFAQALRGIGEPIHGAQADDISMARLLQQLLDVTDLFDMPMQPQLMFLQRTMVVAEGVARSLDPSFNMWKAAEPVIKGWIGREVGPAAHIRRAANGVNALGKLVGDLPELAARAEKLSAEMAAVGEKGLRLDPETLKAFSGDESKSAKVTAYGLWAIAIAVGALAVVMWQG